Part of the Planococcus plakortidis genome is shown below.
TATCACTATGGGATGAGGTGGATTTCGATGGTGCTAGCGATCAAAGAAGTGAACGGATTCGAAAAAGGTATGGAATACACGAGAGATCTTGAGTTTTTGTCATGCTTTACAAACGACGAACATCGGGTCGTCTCTTTAATAGATACAGAGGGCAATGTTTTTTACTGGACGACGACGGAAGATTCGCCTGAATATCGAAACTTCCGGTTAAAAGCGACTTATACATTTAAAGTGAGTTATATATCGACCATACTGGGCCCTTCCAGCCCGAAGGTCATTATTGCCGACTTGAAGGACGTATCAGCTAAGAAAAGTATGTATAACAAAGCAAAGCGCTTTAAATTAAATGCTTGATTCAAATAAATCGTCGCTCGGTGTCGAAATCGATTCAGGGTGTATATTGCAATTGCATATTAAATAAGCCGTATCCACTAACCACGGAGGTTTTTGGATACGGCTTTTTTGTGTATTTTCATAGTTGTCTCAAGCTCACTTCGCTCCAAACGCTTCGATCCCAAAAGACTCCAAATACATGTTCAGCACACGCAGCCATTGCCCATCAGTCGCAAGCGCCACGTGGCCATCCGGCCGAATCAGATACAGCGCATCTTGCTTGAATCCGGCGTCTTTCATGTTCGCTTCCCAAGGAAATTCGTGGAGTTCCATCGACTGTGAGCGGGCGAAGCCGATGAGTTCAGGAGTCGCTTTTCCGTAGACATGGATTTGCCAATCGATGGAACGCAGCGGCGCGAAATTATCGCTGTTTGCGGTTTCGATCCACGGCAAGCGCATGCCGGCGAAGATTTTGCCTGCTTTGCCTTTGCTCAGGAGACTGCTGCGATAATTGATGTGGATTTGAGATAAGATCCTAAATGCGTTTTTTGAGGCGAACGGAAATTTGAATACCGACGGCAAGACGTAAGGGACGGCATACTCCCGGAGTAAAGTCCCCGGCAGTTTCTGGTTGACGATTGTCTGGAATGCTTTGTCGGTCGTTGCGATCAAGCGGCGCGCAAAGGCGATGCGTTCTTGTTCGTAGGTGCTGAGTATTTTAGGGTCGGCTTTTTCTTGAACGACCGCTGCGAGTTTCCATCCGAGGTTAATGGCGTCCCCGATGCCGGTGTTCATGCCTTGTCCGCCGGTCGGGCTGTGCAAATGGCCGGCATCGCCCAGGATGAAGATACGCCCTTTCTGAAATCGCTCGCTGACGCGGTTATGGACGCGGTAAGTCGAGAACCAATTGACCTTGGCGGCGTTCACGCGGATTTTATTGACCACGTAATCGTTGATTTCCTCGTAAGTGACATCGCTGCGTTCGTAGAATTCTTCGGGCACGATGCCGAGGATCCGTTTCGTGTAGGCGTTGCGGACCGACATATACAGGATGAAGCCGTCCTCATCCATATACATGTCCATCTTTTCCATGTCATCTACCGGCTTCTCGGTTTCGACATCGGCGACAAAGAACAATTGCTTGTATGTGCCGCCGGGGAAGTCGAAGCCGAGCCCTTTCCGGATCATGCTGCCGGCGCCGTCGCATCCGCAAAGATAGGCGAATTCCGCTGTCTCTTCCGGCTGGCCTTGCTGCTGCAACACGGTCTTCACGCCATGTCCGGTATCTTCGAACGACAACAGGGACGTGTTCCATTCCACTTCGACGCCGATCTTATTCAATTCGTAAACGAGGATTTCTTCGTGTTCGTCTTGCGGCAAGCTCAGGATAAACGGGAATGGGCTTTGCCCTTTGCCGAGCTCGTGGAATTTGATGTGGGCCCGCACTTGTTTGCCATCGCTGACATCGAGCGACAAAACCGGGTGGCCGCGTTCGATATTGCGCTTGGCGAGACCGAGCTGGTCGTATTGTTCCAATATGCGCGCATGCACGGCGAGCGCACGCGAGGCGGTGCCGGGCCCTGCATTCCGGTCGATGATGCGGAACGGCACGCCTTGACGCGCCAAGCTATAGGCCAAAGCCAGGCCGGTGGGGCCCGCTCCGACGATTAAGATTTGTGGTTTCATCCTAGAGACCTCCTAATGGGTGTCACGTCTTCTGATGGAGCCTGGAATAAAGAATCGAGTAGAGGAAAAGTTCGAAGCGCGTGATCCCGGGCGAAATAATCTTGTACAGCTACTATATCCGTAATTGAGGGGTTTCAAGCATCAGCGTGGCCAATAAACTGAATACGTGAAAAGCGCATGCGATTTCCTCCGAAGGATTCCGCATACGCTTTATTCTGATATCTTGCCCATTTTTAGTTCGAAGTGGTTATTTATGGAAATCAAATGTAACGGCGGTCAGCTCTTCTGACACGTCCCACAGTTTCTCACGGGTGGCCGCGTCATTTACTGCCGGGTCCGGCTTCTCTAACGCCGGGTAGCCTCTCCGCTGGCCTTTGCCGTCCGGCCCGATGTATTCGCCGCCTGTGAGGCCTGGGTCCGTTGCGGCATAGACGGTGGGGAGTGCGCCCATCGCGGCAGGCTGCAAGTAGCGGTTCATGAGCCCTTTGAAAATGCGGGGCATTTCCCGGCCGCCGAGCTGGTGAGAAAATGTCCCTATGTACGGAACAATTCTAAACGATTCTGACAATACACGACAATTTATAGCGTATACACGGATGCAGCCGTTAGCGTTATAATCTACATATCAAATTTTCTTTTATGCAGCGTTATGAATTGTGTATAAATTGTGCGGTACACAGGGACAACCGCAAGAAAAAGAAAGGAGTTGGCGGAGTGAACAGAATGGTCGAACAGAAAATGAGCGAGATGACAGATGTCTTTAACAGGCTGCCGAATTGCCGGGTTGAAACGAGTGAGGACGGCAAAGTATGGATCGTCAGCGACAAGCCGGTTCCGTGGAGCGATGCGATGGATTCGAATGATGCGCTTTCTGCACACAAAATCGGTTCCATCACGCCCCATAAGTCGGCGCTCGGCTTGTATATCGACTTCCCGCATGGCCTTTTGGAGATTGACCAGCTGGACGACATCATCGACCCGGAGATGACCTTGACGTACTTTGAGCCGGGTGCCAAAACATCGACCGCGAAAAGCTGGTGGCGGTTCCGATCGGACGAGAAATTCGACAGCCTCCATATGGTTCTGAGAAAGACGGAACTGGAATTGTATGATTTCAAGCGGGATGAGTGGGTTCGGTTGATGGAAGAGATTACGGCGGTTCATAAGTGATTGCATTCGATGATGAAGAAGCGGGATCCGAAAAGGTGGAGCTTGGCGGGTGCCACTTTTAGCCGTTAGTCATCTGTACATATTCAGCAGGTGCAAACATGCCGCCCACGCCAGACGCTAGCAAGTTATCATCCACCTAGGGGGAATACTCATGAACTTAAGCAAGCTGGAAATGTACGTGCCGTCAAAGCTTTATAAACGCGGGCTTGATTATTTTGAGCGGGGTTTTGTAGAACAATTAACAGAAGATGCGCCGAACCGCTGGCATGCTTTGGTTTCGGGCACCCAGAATTACGAGGTGTCGATTAACCTGAAGAAAGGCGGGACGATTGTCGGTTCGTATTGTACCTGCCCGTTCGAATCGGATTCGCTGTGCAAGCATGAAGTGGCGGTGTGCCTGGCGATCGGTGAATATAAAGCGGTAAATGGCGCGGCTGCAGTGGATGTAGCGTCACAATTGAAGTCGCTGAAAAAAGCGCAGTTGCTGGAAATCCTGGAGGAGCTGGTGGAGCATCAGTCATCTGTCCATCATTATTTGACGGAGAAATTCTCGGAGACAGGTGACATGGATGAAGAAAAGGCGCGCCAGCTGATACGGATAGCTGCTTACCGTGCCGTCCGCAATGGCTTTATCGAATGGGACCGGACAGATCAAGCACTTGAAGGTGTTGAGGAAGTGCTCGAGTTTTTGGATGGTTTGGATCTACAGCAAGATGCCGAACAGATTATCCGACTCAGTTTGATCGTCATCAGAGAATGCACGGGCATGCTGCAAATTGCGGACGATTCATCCGGAGAGATCAGTTCAGCGATTTACGAAAGCTTGGAGAAGATCGACGAAGCTCTGAGAGATTGGCCGGGAGAAGTGGATGAAGCGGCCGTCGATAGGATGCTTGAACTGTTGTATCCGCATATCTTGTTTGGATTGGAGCAGGACATTACCGATACACCGAATGATTTGGTGGAATCTGTCTTGCGATGGAATGAAAAAGGAGAGTTCGGAGATAAGCTCTATAATTTCATTGAAAAACTGATTGCCAGTAAGGAAATGAAAAGCAAGACGTATCATTATTTAGAAGAGCGGTTCCGGGTGTACCAGCTATGGGTGCTGCAAAGAGACAGCGGGCAGCATGCTGTCGAAGCGTTTTATGCGAAGCATCATCGCTATCCGGCTATCCGTAAAGCCCAAGTTCTGCAGGCGCTGAGAGCCAGTGAATTCGAGAAGGCCCTTAAGCTATGCGAAGAGTCGGAAAAGTTAGATGAGGATTTTACTGGGCTTTTACATGAATGGGAAAAGCTGCGTTTTAAAGCTTACGAAGGGATGGGCAATACAGCGGAGATGATCGACCTTAGTGCCAAGTTTACACTGGATGGTGAGGAAGAGTATTACCATAAGCTGAAGAGTATGGTGGATGCCGAGCAATGGCCGAATAAGTTGGAGGCGCTTCTGGCCGAGATGAAAAACCATCCGCGGAGCCGGCCTTTGTATCTCGGGATTCTAATTGAAGAAAAGAGGATGGAAGACCTGCTGGAGTATTGCCGGAGGGATATCTCTGCAATCGAGCAGCTATATCCGCACCTGTTGGCGGATCATCC
Proteins encoded:
- a CDS encoding FAD-dependent monooxygenase; translated protein: MKPQILIVGAGPTGLALAYSLARQGVPFRIIDRNAGPGTASRALAVHARILEQYDQLGLAKRNIERGHPVLSLDVSDGKQVRAHIKFHELGKGQSPFPFILSLPQDEHEEILVYELNKIGVEVEWNTSLLSFEDTGHGVKTVLQQQGQPEETAEFAYLCGCDGAGSMIRKGLGFDFPGGTYKQLFFVADVETEKPVDDMEKMDMYMDEDGFILYMSVRNAYTKRILGIVPEEFYERSDVTYEEINDYVVNKIRVNAAKVNWFSTYRVHNRVSERFQKGRIFILGDAGHLHSPTGGQGMNTGIGDAINLGWKLAAVVQEKADPKILSTYEQERIAFARRLIATTDKAFQTIVNQKLPGTLLREYAVPYVLPSVFKFPFASKNAFRILSQIHINYRSSLLSKGKAGKIFAGMRLPWIETANSDNFAPLRSIDWQIHVYGKATPELIGFARSQSMELHEFPWEANMKDAGFKQDALYLIRPDGHVALATDGQWLRVLNMYLESFGIEAFGAK
- a CDS encoding SWIM zinc finger family protein, with translation MNLSKLEMYVPSKLYKRGLDYFERGFVEQLTEDAPNRWHALVSGTQNYEVSINLKKGGTIVGSYCTCPFESDSLCKHEVAVCLAIGEYKAVNGAAAVDVASQLKSLKKAQLLEILEELVEHQSSVHHYLTEKFSETGDMDEEKARQLIRIAAYRAVRNGFIEWDRTDQALEGVEEVLEFLDGLDLQQDAEQIIRLSLIVIRECTGMLQIADDSSGEISSAIYESLEKIDEALRDWPGEVDEAAVDRMLELLYPHILFGLEQDITDTPNDLVESVLRWNEKGEFGDKLYNFIEKLIASKEMKSKTYHYLEERFRVYQLWVLQRDSGQHAVEAFYAKHHRYPAIRKAQVLQALRASEFEKALKLCEESEKLDEDFTGLLHEWEKLRFKAYEGMGNTAEMIDLSAKFTLDGEEEYYHKLKSMVDAEQWPNKLEALLAEMKNHPRSRPLYLGILIEEKRMEDLLEYCRRDISAIEQLYPHLLADHPHEVNEIYSAYIYRQIDGASNRKAYWTACQKIKSFKHALSTQAASRLVEEIKFMYPKRPALLDEVGKVKLE